From a single Theropithecus gelada isolate Dixy chromosome 8, Tgel_1.0, whole genome shotgun sequence genomic region:
- the NAPRT gene encoding nicotinate phosphoribosyltransferase isoform X1 — translation MAAEQDPEGRAAARPLLTDLYQATMALGYWRAGRARDAAEFELFFRRCPFGGAFALAAGLRDCVRFLRAFRLRDADVQFLASVLLPDTDPAFFEHLRSLDCSEVTVRALPEGSLAFPGVPLLQVSGPLLVVQLLETPLLCLVSYASLVATNAARLRLIAGPEKRLLEMGLRRAQGPDGGLTASTYSYLGGEGLVRGKAGAGKEEPRPGPKSPNPTPSSPGFDSSSNVLAGQLRGVPVAGTLAHSFVTSFSGSEVPPDPVSPSSQSCRLQATGLKPALALGRGVPPRQVTPVLSQEAGTGCITFALKLGCPWRLPGLILHSWPPFFTNPIPQMLAPAAGEGPGVDLAAKAQVWLEHVCAHLGLGVQEPHPGERAAFVAYALAFPRAFQGLLDSYSVRRSGLPNFLAVALALGELGYRAVGVRLDSGDLLQQAQEIRKVFRAAAAQFQVPWLESVPIAVSNNIDEEALARLAQEGSEVNVIGIGTSVVTCPQQPSLGCVYKLVAVGGQPRMKLTEDPEKQTLPGSKAAFRLLGSDGSLLMDVLQLAEEPAPQAGQELRVWPPGAQEPCTVRPAQVEPLLRLCLQQGQLCEPLPSLAESRALVQLSLSQLSPEHRRLQSPAQYQVGGRPALSFCPVCPCPYHAHRSPSLLPAGGAV, via the exons ATGGCGGCGGAACAGGACCCCGAGGGGCGCGCGGCGGCGCGGCCGCTGCTCACCGACCTCTACCAGGCCACCATGGCGTTGGGCTATTGGCGCGCGGGCCGGGCGCGGGACGCCGCCGAGTTCGAGCTCTTCTTCCGCCGCTGCCCGTTCGGCGGCGCCTTCGCCTTGGCCGCCGGCTTGCGCGACTGTGTGCGCTTCCTGCGCGCCTTCCGTCTGCGGGACGCCG ACGTGCAGTTCCTGGCCTCGGTGCTGCTCCCAGACACAGACCCTGCGTTCTTCGAGCACCTTCGGTCCCTCGACTGCTCCGAGGTGACGGTGCGAGCCCTGCCCGAGGGCTCCCTCGCCTTCCCGGGC GTGCCGCTCCTGCAGGTGTCCGGGCCGCTGCTGGTGGTGCAGCTGCTGGAGACACCGCTGCTCTGCCTGGTCAGCTACGCCAG CCTGGTGGCCACCAATGCAGCGCGGCTTCGCTTGATCGCAGGGCCAGAGAAGCGGCTGCTAGAGATGGGCCTGAGGCGGGCTCAGGGCCCGGATGGGGGCCTGACAGCCTCCACCTACAGCTACCTGGGCGGTGAGGGTCTGGTGCGGGGGAAGGCAGGGGCCGGGAAGGAGGAGCCCCGTCCTGGCCCAAAGTCCCCCAATCCCACACCTTCCTCCCCAGGCTTCGACAGCAGCAGCAACGTGCTAGCGGGCCAGCTCCGAGGTGTGCCGGTGGCGGGGACCCTGGCCCACTCCTTCGTCACTTCCTTTTCGGGCAGTGAGGTGCCCCCTGACCCGGTCAGTCCCTCCTCTCAATCCTGCCGTCTCCAGGCGACAGGCCTCAAGCCAGCCCTTGCCCTGGGGAGAGGTGTGCCACCCAGGCAGGTCACCCCAGTGCTGTCCCAGGAAGCTGGCACAGGCTGCATTACCTTTGCCCTCAAACTGGGGTGTCCCTGGCGGCTCCCAGGCCTCATTCTGCATTCCTGGCCCCCATTCTTCACCAACCCCATTCCACAGATGTTGGCGCCAGCAGCTGGTGAGGGCCCTGGGGTGGACCTGGCGGCCAAAGCCCAGGTGTGGCTGGAGCATGTGTGTGCccacctggggctgggggtgcagGAGCCACACCCAGGTGAGCGGGCAGCCTTTGTGGCCTATGCCTTGGCCTTTCCCCGGGCCTTCCAGGGCCTCCTGGACTCCTACAGCGTGCGGAG GAGTGGTCTCCCCAACTTCCTAGCAGTCGCCCTGGCCCTGGGAGAGCTGGGCTACCGGGCAGTGGGTGTGAGGCTGGACAGTGGTGACCTGCTACAGCAGGCCCAGGAGATCCGCAAGGTGTTCCGAGCTGCTGCAGCCCA GTTCCAGGTGCCCTGGCTGGAGTCAGTCCCCATTGCAGTCAGCAACAACATTGATGAGGAGGCGCTGGCCCGACTGGCCCAGGAG GGCAGTGAGGTGAATGTCATTGGCATTGGCACCAGTGTGGTCACCTGCCCCCAACAGCCTTCCCTGGGCTGCGTCTATAAG CTGGTGGCCGTGGGGGGCCAGCCACGAATGAAGCTGACCGAAGACCCCGAGAAGCAGACGTTACCTGGGAGCAAGGCTGCTTTCCGGCTCCTGGGCTCTGACG GGTCTCTACTTATGGACGTACTGCAGTTAGCAGAGGAGCCAGCGCCACAGGCTGGGCAGGAGCTGAGGGTGTGGCCTCCAGGGGCCCAGGAGCCCTGCACCGTGAGGCCAGCCCAGGTGGAGCCACTACTGCGGCTCTGCCTCCAGCAAGGACAG CTATGTGAGCCGCTCCCATCCCTGGCAGAGTCTAGAGCCTTGGTCCAGCTGTCCCTGAGCCAACTCAGCCCTGAGCACAGGCGGCTGCAGAGCCCTGCACAGTACCAGGTTGGAGGGAGGCCTGCCCTGTCATTCTGCCCTGTGTGCCCCTGCCCTTACCATGCCCACCGCTCTCCTTCTCTGCTCCCTGCAGGTGGTGCTGTCTGA
- the NAPRT gene encoding nicotinate phosphoribosyltransferase isoform X3 encodes MAAEQDPEGRAAARPLLTDLYQATMALGYWRAGRARDAAEFELFFRRCPFGGAFALAAGLRDCVRFLRAFRLRDADVQFLASVLLPDTDPAFFEHLRSLDCSEVTVRALPEGSLAFPGVPLLQVSGPLLVVQLLETPLLCLVSYASLVATNAARLRLIAGPEKRLLEMGLRRAQGPDGGLTASTYSYLGGFDSSSNVLAGQLRGVPVAGTLAHSFVTSFSGSEVPPDPMLAPAAGEGPGVDLAAKAQVWLEHVCAHLGLGVQEPHPGERAAFVAYALAFPRAFQGLLDSYSVRRSGLPNFLAVALALGELGYRAVGVRLDSGDLLQQAQEIRKVFRAAAAQFQVPWLESVPIAVSNNIDEEALARLAQEGSEVNVIGIGTSVVTCPQQPSLGCVYKLVAVGGQPRMKLTEDPEKQTLPGSKAAFRLLGSDGSLLMDVLQLAEEPAPQAGQELRVWPPGAQEPCTVRPAQVEPLLRLCLQQGQLCEPLPSLAESRALVQLSLSQLSPEHRRLQSPAQYQVVLSERLQALVNSLHARASP; translated from the exons ATGGCGGCGGAACAGGACCCCGAGGGGCGCGCGGCGGCGCGGCCGCTGCTCACCGACCTCTACCAGGCCACCATGGCGTTGGGCTATTGGCGCGCGGGCCGGGCGCGGGACGCCGCCGAGTTCGAGCTCTTCTTCCGCCGCTGCCCGTTCGGCGGCGCCTTCGCCTTGGCCGCCGGCTTGCGCGACTGTGTGCGCTTCCTGCGCGCCTTCCGTCTGCGGGACGCCG ACGTGCAGTTCCTGGCCTCGGTGCTGCTCCCAGACACAGACCCTGCGTTCTTCGAGCACCTTCGGTCCCTCGACTGCTCCGAGGTGACGGTGCGAGCCCTGCCCGAGGGCTCCCTCGCCTTCCCGGGC GTGCCGCTCCTGCAGGTGTCCGGGCCGCTGCTGGTGGTGCAGCTGCTGGAGACACCGCTGCTCTGCCTGGTCAGCTACGCCAG CCTGGTGGCCACCAATGCAGCGCGGCTTCGCTTGATCGCAGGGCCAGAGAAGCGGCTGCTAGAGATGGGCCTGAGGCGGGCTCAGGGCCCGGATGGGGGCCTGACAGCCTCCACCTACAGCTACCTGGGCG GCTTCGACAGCAGCAGCAACGTGCTAGCGGGCCAGCTCCGAGGTGTGCCGGTGGCGGGGACCCTGGCCCACTCCTTCGTCACTTCCTTTTCGGGCAGTGAGGTGCCCCCTGACCCG ATGTTGGCGCCAGCAGCTGGTGAGGGCCCTGGGGTGGACCTGGCGGCCAAAGCCCAGGTGTGGCTGGAGCATGTGTGTGCccacctggggctgggggtgcagGAGCCACACCCAGGTGAGCGGGCAGCCTTTGTGGCCTATGCCTTGGCCTTTCCCCGGGCCTTCCAGGGCCTCCTGGACTCCTACAGCGTGCGGAG GAGTGGTCTCCCCAACTTCCTAGCAGTCGCCCTGGCCCTGGGAGAGCTGGGCTACCGGGCAGTGGGTGTGAGGCTGGACAGTGGTGACCTGCTACAGCAGGCCCAGGAGATCCGCAAGGTGTTCCGAGCTGCTGCAGCCCA GTTCCAGGTGCCCTGGCTGGAGTCAGTCCCCATTGCAGTCAGCAACAACATTGATGAGGAGGCGCTGGCCCGACTGGCCCAGGAG GGCAGTGAGGTGAATGTCATTGGCATTGGCACCAGTGTGGTCACCTGCCCCCAACAGCCTTCCCTGGGCTGCGTCTATAAG CTGGTGGCCGTGGGGGGCCAGCCACGAATGAAGCTGACCGAAGACCCCGAGAAGCAGACGTTACCTGGGAGCAAGGCTGCTTTCCGGCTCCTGGGCTCTGACG GGTCTCTACTTATGGACGTACTGCAGTTAGCAGAGGAGCCAGCGCCACAGGCTGGGCAGGAGCTGAGGGTGTGGCCTCCAGGGGCCCAGGAGCCCTGCACCGTGAGGCCAGCCCAGGTGGAGCCACTACTGCGGCTCTGCCTCCAGCAAGGACAG CTATGTGAGCCGCTCCCATCCCTGGCAGAGTCTAGAGCCTTGGTCCAGCTGTCCCTGAGCCAACTCAGCCCTGAGCACAGGCGGCTGCAGAGCCCTGCACAGTACCAG GTGGTGCTGTCTGAGAGGCTGCAGGCCCTGGTGAACAGTCTGCATGCAAGGGCGTCCCCCTGA
- the NAPRT gene encoding nicotinate phosphoribosyltransferase isoform X5 gives MAAEQDPEGRAAARPLLTDLYQATMALGYWRAGRARDAAEFELFFRRCPFGGAFALAAGLRDCVRFLRAFRLRDADVQFLASVLLPDTDPAFFEHLRSLDCSEVTVRALPEGSLAFPGVPLLQVSGPLLVVQLLETPLLCLVSYASLVATNAARLRLIAGPEKRLLEMGLRRAQGPDGGLTASTYSYLGGFDSSSNVLAGQLRGVPVAGTLAHSFVTSFSGSEVPPDPMLAPAAGEGPGVDLAAKAQVWLEHVCAHLGLGVQEPHPGERAAFVAYALAFPRAFQGLLDSYSVRRSGLPNFLAVALALGELGYRAVGVRLDSGDLLQQAQEIRKVFRAAAAQFQVPWLESVPIAVSNNIDEEALARLAQELVAVGGQPRMKLTEDPEKQTLPGSKAAFRLLGSDGSLLMDVLQLAEEPAPQAGQELRVWPPGAQEPCTVRPAQVEPLLRLCLQQGQLCEPLPSLAESRALVQLSLSQLSPEHRRLQSPAQYQVVLSERLQALVNSLHARASP, from the exons ATGGCGGCGGAACAGGACCCCGAGGGGCGCGCGGCGGCGCGGCCGCTGCTCACCGACCTCTACCAGGCCACCATGGCGTTGGGCTATTGGCGCGCGGGCCGGGCGCGGGACGCCGCCGAGTTCGAGCTCTTCTTCCGCCGCTGCCCGTTCGGCGGCGCCTTCGCCTTGGCCGCCGGCTTGCGCGACTGTGTGCGCTTCCTGCGCGCCTTCCGTCTGCGGGACGCCG ACGTGCAGTTCCTGGCCTCGGTGCTGCTCCCAGACACAGACCCTGCGTTCTTCGAGCACCTTCGGTCCCTCGACTGCTCCGAGGTGACGGTGCGAGCCCTGCCCGAGGGCTCCCTCGCCTTCCCGGGC GTGCCGCTCCTGCAGGTGTCCGGGCCGCTGCTGGTGGTGCAGCTGCTGGAGACACCGCTGCTCTGCCTGGTCAGCTACGCCAG CCTGGTGGCCACCAATGCAGCGCGGCTTCGCTTGATCGCAGGGCCAGAGAAGCGGCTGCTAGAGATGGGCCTGAGGCGGGCTCAGGGCCCGGATGGGGGCCTGACAGCCTCCACCTACAGCTACCTGGGCG GCTTCGACAGCAGCAGCAACGTGCTAGCGGGCCAGCTCCGAGGTGTGCCGGTGGCGGGGACCCTGGCCCACTCCTTCGTCACTTCCTTTTCGGGCAGTGAGGTGCCCCCTGACCCG ATGTTGGCGCCAGCAGCTGGTGAGGGCCCTGGGGTGGACCTGGCGGCCAAAGCCCAGGTGTGGCTGGAGCATGTGTGTGCccacctggggctgggggtgcagGAGCCACACCCAGGTGAGCGGGCAGCCTTTGTGGCCTATGCCTTGGCCTTTCCCCGGGCCTTCCAGGGCCTCCTGGACTCCTACAGCGTGCGGAG GAGTGGTCTCCCCAACTTCCTAGCAGTCGCCCTGGCCCTGGGAGAGCTGGGCTACCGGGCAGTGGGTGTGAGGCTGGACAGTGGTGACCTGCTACAGCAGGCCCAGGAGATCCGCAAGGTGTTCCGAGCTGCTGCAGCCCA GTTCCAGGTGCCCTGGCTGGAGTCAGTCCCCATTGCAGTCAGCAACAACATTGATGAGGAGGCGCTGGCCCGACTGGCCCAGGAG CTGGTGGCCGTGGGGGGCCAGCCACGAATGAAGCTGACCGAAGACCCCGAGAAGCAGACGTTACCTGGGAGCAAGGCTGCTTTCCGGCTCCTGGGCTCTGACG GGTCTCTACTTATGGACGTACTGCAGTTAGCAGAGGAGCCAGCGCCACAGGCTGGGCAGGAGCTGAGGGTGTGGCCTCCAGGGGCCCAGGAGCCCTGCACCGTGAGGCCAGCCCAGGTGGAGCCACTACTGCGGCTCTGCCTCCAGCAAGGACAG CTATGTGAGCCGCTCCCATCCCTGGCAGAGTCTAGAGCCTTGGTCCAGCTGTCCCTGAGCCAACTCAGCCCTGAGCACAGGCGGCTGCAGAGCCCTGCACAGTACCAG GTGGTGCTGTCTGAGAGGCTGCAGGCCCTGGTGAACAGTCTGCATGCAAGGGCGTCCCCCTGA
- the NAPRT gene encoding nicotinate phosphoribosyltransferase isoform X4, which translates to MAAEQDPEGRAAARPLLTDLYQATMALGYWRAGRARDAAEFELFFRRCPFGGAFALAAGLRDCVRFLRAFRLRDADVQFLASVLLPDTDPAFFEHLRSLDCSEVTVRALPEGSLAFPGVPLLQVSGPLLVVQLLETPLLCLVSYASLVATNAARLRLIAGPEKRLLEMGLRRAQGPDGGLTASTYSYLGGFDSSSNVLAGQLRGVPVAGTLAHSFVTSFSGSEVPPDPMLAPAAGEGPGVDLAAKAQVWLEHVCAHLGLGVQEPHPGERAAFVAYALAFPRAFQGLLDSYSVRRSGLPNFLAVALALGELGYRAVGVRLDSGDLLQQAQEIRKVFRAAAAQFQVPWLESVPIAVSNNIDEEALARLAQEGSEVNVIGIGTSVVTCPQQPSLGCVYKLVAVGGQPRMKLTEDPEKQTLPGSKAAFRLLGSDGSLLMDVLQLAEEPAPQAGQELRVWPPGAQEPCTVRPAQLCEPLPSLAESRALVQLSLSQLSPEHRRLQSPAQYQVVLSERLQALVNSLHARASP; encoded by the exons ATGGCGGCGGAACAGGACCCCGAGGGGCGCGCGGCGGCGCGGCCGCTGCTCACCGACCTCTACCAGGCCACCATGGCGTTGGGCTATTGGCGCGCGGGCCGGGCGCGGGACGCCGCCGAGTTCGAGCTCTTCTTCCGCCGCTGCCCGTTCGGCGGCGCCTTCGCCTTGGCCGCCGGCTTGCGCGACTGTGTGCGCTTCCTGCGCGCCTTCCGTCTGCGGGACGCCG ACGTGCAGTTCCTGGCCTCGGTGCTGCTCCCAGACACAGACCCTGCGTTCTTCGAGCACCTTCGGTCCCTCGACTGCTCCGAGGTGACGGTGCGAGCCCTGCCCGAGGGCTCCCTCGCCTTCCCGGGC GTGCCGCTCCTGCAGGTGTCCGGGCCGCTGCTGGTGGTGCAGCTGCTGGAGACACCGCTGCTCTGCCTGGTCAGCTACGCCAG CCTGGTGGCCACCAATGCAGCGCGGCTTCGCTTGATCGCAGGGCCAGAGAAGCGGCTGCTAGAGATGGGCCTGAGGCGGGCTCAGGGCCCGGATGGGGGCCTGACAGCCTCCACCTACAGCTACCTGGGCG GCTTCGACAGCAGCAGCAACGTGCTAGCGGGCCAGCTCCGAGGTGTGCCGGTGGCGGGGACCCTGGCCCACTCCTTCGTCACTTCCTTTTCGGGCAGTGAGGTGCCCCCTGACCCG ATGTTGGCGCCAGCAGCTGGTGAGGGCCCTGGGGTGGACCTGGCGGCCAAAGCCCAGGTGTGGCTGGAGCATGTGTGTGCccacctggggctgggggtgcagGAGCCACACCCAGGTGAGCGGGCAGCCTTTGTGGCCTATGCCTTGGCCTTTCCCCGGGCCTTCCAGGGCCTCCTGGACTCCTACAGCGTGCGGAG GAGTGGTCTCCCCAACTTCCTAGCAGTCGCCCTGGCCCTGGGAGAGCTGGGCTACCGGGCAGTGGGTGTGAGGCTGGACAGTGGTGACCTGCTACAGCAGGCCCAGGAGATCCGCAAGGTGTTCCGAGCTGCTGCAGCCCA GTTCCAGGTGCCCTGGCTGGAGTCAGTCCCCATTGCAGTCAGCAACAACATTGATGAGGAGGCGCTGGCCCGACTGGCCCAGGAG GGCAGTGAGGTGAATGTCATTGGCATTGGCACCAGTGTGGTCACCTGCCCCCAACAGCCTTCCCTGGGCTGCGTCTATAAG CTGGTGGCCGTGGGGGGCCAGCCACGAATGAAGCTGACCGAAGACCCCGAGAAGCAGACGTTACCTGGGAGCAAGGCTGCTTTCCGGCTCCTGGGCTCTGACG GGTCTCTACTTATGGACGTACTGCAGTTAGCAGAGGAGCCAGCGCCACAGGCTGGGCAGGAGCTGAGGGTGTGGCCTCCAGGGGCCCAGGAGCCCTGCACCGTGAGGCCAGCCCAG CTATGTGAGCCGCTCCCATCCCTGGCAGAGTCTAGAGCCTTGGTCCAGCTGTCCCTGAGCCAACTCAGCCCTGAGCACAGGCGGCTGCAGAGCCCTGCACAGTACCAG GTGGTGCTGTCTGAGAGGCTGCAGGCCCTGGTGAACAGTCTGCATGCAAGGGCGTCCCCCTGA
- the NAPRT gene encoding nicotinate phosphoribosyltransferase isoform X2 produces the protein MAAEQDPEGRAAARPLLTDLYQATMALGYWRAGRARDAAEFELFFRRCPFGGAFALAAGLRDCVRFLRAFRLRDADVQFLASVLLPDTDPAFFEHLRSLDCSEVTVRALPEGSLAFPGVPLLQVSGPLLVVQLLETPLLCLVSYASLVATNAARLRLIAGPEKRLLEMGLRRAQGPDGGLTASTYSYLGGEGLVRGKAGAGKEEPRPGPKSPNPTPSSPGFDSSSNVLAGQLRGVPVAGTLAHSFVTSFSGSEVPPDPVSPSSQSCRLQATGLKPALALGRGVPPRQVTPVLSQEAGTGCITFALKLGCPWRLPGLILHSWPPFFTNPIPQMLAPAAGEGPGVDLAAKAQVWLEHVCAHLGLGVQEPHPGERAAFVAYALAFPRAFQGLLDSYSVRRSGLPNFLAVALALGELGYRAVGVRLDSGDLLQQAQEIRKVFRAAAAQFQVPWLESVPIAVSNNIDEEALARLAQEGSEVNVIGIGTSVVTCPQQPSLGCVYKLVAVGGQPRMKLTEDPEKQTLPGSKAAFRLLGSDGSLLMDVLQLAEEPAPQAGQELRVWPPGAQEPCTVRPAQVEPLLRLCLQQGQLCEPLPSLAESRALVQLSLSQLSPEHRRLQSPAQYQVVLSERLQALVNSLHARASP, from the exons ATGGCGGCGGAACAGGACCCCGAGGGGCGCGCGGCGGCGCGGCCGCTGCTCACCGACCTCTACCAGGCCACCATGGCGTTGGGCTATTGGCGCGCGGGCCGGGCGCGGGACGCCGCCGAGTTCGAGCTCTTCTTCCGCCGCTGCCCGTTCGGCGGCGCCTTCGCCTTGGCCGCCGGCTTGCGCGACTGTGTGCGCTTCCTGCGCGCCTTCCGTCTGCGGGACGCCG ACGTGCAGTTCCTGGCCTCGGTGCTGCTCCCAGACACAGACCCTGCGTTCTTCGAGCACCTTCGGTCCCTCGACTGCTCCGAGGTGACGGTGCGAGCCCTGCCCGAGGGCTCCCTCGCCTTCCCGGGC GTGCCGCTCCTGCAGGTGTCCGGGCCGCTGCTGGTGGTGCAGCTGCTGGAGACACCGCTGCTCTGCCTGGTCAGCTACGCCAG CCTGGTGGCCACCAATGCAGCGCGGCTTCGCTTGATCGCAGGGCCAGAGAAGCGGCTGCTAGAGATGGGCCTGAGGCGGGCTCAGGGCCCGGATGGGGGCCTGACAGCCTCCACCTACAGCTACCTGGGCGGTGAGGGTCTGGTGCGGGGGAAGGCAGGGGCCGGGAAGGAGGAGCCCCGTCCTGGCCCAAAGTCCCCCAATCCCACACCTTCCTCCCCAGGCTTCGACAGCAGCAGCAACGTGCTAGCGGGCCAGCTCCGAGGTGTGCCGGTGGCGGGGACCCTGGCCCACTCCTTCGTCACTTCCTTTTCGGGCAGTGAGGTGCCCCCTGACCCGGTCAGTCCCTCCTCTCAATCCTGCCGTCTCCAGGCGACAGGCCTCAAGCCAGCCCTTGCCCTGGGGAGAGGTGTGCCACCCAGGCAGGTCACCCCAGTGCTGTCCCAGGAAGCTGGCACAGGCTGCATTACCTTTGCCCTCAAACTGGGGTGTCCCTGGCGGCTCCCAGGCCTCATTCTGCATTCCTGGCCCCCATTCTTCACCAACCCCATTCCACAGATGTTGGCGCCAGCAGCTGGTGAGGGCCCTGGGGTGGACCTGGCGGCCAAAGCCCAGGTGTGGCTGGAGCATGTGTGTGCccacctggggctgggggtgcagGAGCCACACCCAGGTGAGCGGGCAGCCTTTGTGGCCTATGCCTTGGCCTTTCCCCGGGCCTTCCAGGGCCTCCTGGACTCCTACAGCGTGCGGAG GAGTGGTCTCCCCAACTTCCTAGCAGTCGCCCTGGCCCTGGGAGAGCTGGGCTACCGGGCAGTGGGTGTGAGGCTGGACAGTGGTGACCTGCTACAGCAGGCCCAGGAGATCCGCAAGGTGTTCCGAGCTGCTGCAGCCCA GTTCCAGGTGCCCTGGCTGGAGTCAGTCCCCATTGCAGTCAGCAACAACATTGATGAGGAGGCGCTGGCCCGACTGGCCCAGGAG GGCAGTGAGGTGAATGTCATTGGCATTGGCACCAGTGTGGTCACCTGCCCCCAACAGCCTTCCCTGGGCTGCGTCTATAAG CTGGTGGCCGTGGGGGGCCAGCCACGAATGAAGCTGACCGAAGACCCCGAGAAGCAGACGTTACCTGGGAGCAAGGCTGCTTTCCGGCTCCTGGGCTCTGACG GGTCTCTACTTATGGACGTACTGCAGTTAGCAGAGGAGCCAGCGCCACAGGCTGGGCAGGAGCTGAGGGTGTGGCCTCCAGGGGCCCAGGAGCCCTGCACCGTGAGGCCAGCCCAGGTGGAGCCACTACTGCGGCTCTGCCTCCAGCAAGGACAG CTATGTGAGCCGCTCCCATCCCTGGCAGAGTCTAGAGCCTTGGTCCAGCTGTCCCTGAGCCAACTCAGCCCTGAGCACAGGCGGCTGCAGAGCCCTGCACAGTACCAG GTGGTGCTGTCTGAGAGGCTGCAGGCCCTGGTGAACAGTCTGCATGCAAGGGCGTCCCCCTGA